GGTGGTTCAGGTGTTTTGTAGATATTATCAATACGGCAATGGCGCCAAAGGCAACGGCGGTCGATACTGTTTTTCTTGCGACCATGGGCTCGCGGTAAACCACCGCGCCAAGTACGACCGAGATGAACGGCGCTAGCAGGTATCCAAGCCCACTCTCCAATAGGTATCCGTTAATTGACGCCCAGATAAAGGCTCCCCAGTTGATAGCGATGAGGATGGACGCAATGGAGTGCAGGCAGATGAGCTTTATTGTGTAATGCTTTATCTGGTTTGCACGTCGAAAAATGAGAATAAAAAAGGTCAGTATAAGCGCGGAAAGTACAACTCGATAAGCGACCAGTGTTGTGGATGAGATTTCACCCAGTGTACGCCAATAAAGCGATGAAATCCCCAGAAGAACGTTTGCCAATCCGGACAGGATGATTGAAAAATAGTCGGGGAGAAAACTGTTTTGCAGCGATCTCATGTGCGGTGCCACAGTGTGCTATGGGAAAATTCAATGATTTCATATGACCAATAAATATTTCCGCATTGATCGGTGGCGTAATCAGCTAGATCTTGCTTTGCTAGATTTTCGAACTCGTTTTTTAAGGAGTTGCTTAGCCGGTGCCAATCGTGTGTATAGTAAAGAAGTGGAAAGGTATGGCGCTCCACTAGTTTATATATTAATGGTGGGGTGTTTTTGTGTTTTTGATTGTATCTGTTCAATAGGTCATGTATTCCTATCAGGGAGTTGAGTCCTACGATTGCCCGTCCTCTGGGCGCGAGATATTTTGGAAGGTCTTCCAGAAAGCGACTAACTACCTCCTCGCCATAGAACATCGAAGAAATAGGCATTTGCCCAGACTGAGAGGGCATTTCCAACTTTTGAATAAGCGCGCTTGAGGGGGTCCGCCAACCAGGTGGGTTGAAGGTGATTGTTTGAAATTGTCTATCAGTGAAACTTTCGAACAAGTCGCTGACAGAAAAATTAATGGTGCCTTGTTCGAAATTTATACGTTCGTGGATTTTTGCCTGTGCAATAGACTCTTGGGAGATGTCGCTGGCATTCACGTCACTATTGCCAAGCCTACGCATTAACAACGCATGGACACCGCTGCCCGTTCCAATATCCAAAAAACTTTTATTTAAAGTTTCACGGGTGGCTGATTGCACCAGATAATTGCCAAGCCTAAGGCCTGCAAGACTGACTTTGAATACATTGGGTATGTTGATCAGTTTCAGGCTATGGCCTAGCCCAAAGTAGACTTTGTAGGTGTCGTCCGCGCTGTTCGCGTATTCATTCGTTAGATGATGTTTTCCAGCCATTCCGTGGTCGAGTAATCCGCGCATGTCTAAGACCTCCTTCCCAATTCTTCCGCACGTAGGCGAGCGTGTTTGAGACCGATCACAATAGTGGCCCGCACCTGTTTGCGATTAAAGAAATTAATTGCCTGCTCCGTGGTTCCTTTAGCCGTCATCACGTGTTCGCAAAGTCTCATGGGGGGCTCACGGTTTTTATCTAACAGGGCAGCCGTCCCTCGCAATAGTTGAGTGACCATTAACGTGGCGTCTGTTTTATCAAAGCCGGAAAGTAGAGCGTACTCTATGAGGGCGGCCGCAAAATATGAAATATAAGCAGGACCTCCGCCAATCAGCGCGGTGGCATCATCAATAAGTCGCTCATTTTCTATGCTGATAAACAGGCCGAGTCTCGAAAACAAGTCTCGAACTAGAATGTTGTTTTTCTGGGTGGCCTCAGGTGCGAAGATCAAAACGGTCACGCCTTGGCTAACGGCGCAGGGCAGGTTCGGCATTGCTCGGCATACTTGTGATACCTTCAGTCGGCTTATCAGTTCTGACAGGTTTATTCCTGCCATGACAGAGATAATTATCCCCGTGTAATATTCAAGCTGCGGGTTGTCTTTTGAAAATCGCCCAAAAGCTTGGGGTGGGATTGCTATTATTATGGCTTCTGAGGTTAATGGGTTGGGTAGGTGTTCTGTCGTTGATATGCCTGCATTGATTAATACATTCCGGCGAGTAATGTCCGGATCCACCATCTGTAACGC
The genomic region above belongs to Pseudomonas poae and contains:
- a CDS encoding methyltransferase, with product MRGLLDHGMAGKHHLTNEYANSADDTYKVYFGLGHSLKLINIPNVFKVSLAGLRLGNYLVQSATRETLNKSFLDIGTGSGVHALLMRRLGNSDVNASDISQESIAQAKIHERINFEQGTINFSVSDLFESFTDRQFQTITFNPPGWRTPSSALIQKLEMPSQSGQMPISSMFYGEEVVSRFLEDLPKYLAPRGRAIVGLNSLIGIHDLLNRYNQKHKNTPPLIYKLVERHTFPLLYYTHDWHRLSNSLKNEFENLAKQDLADYATDQCGNIYWSYEIIEFSHSTLWHRT